Proteins encoded in a region of the Haloarcula sp. CBA1129 genome:
- the dgoD gene encoding galactonate dehydratase, whose protein sequence is MQITDFELFAVPPRWLLLKLETDEGIVGWGEPIVQGRLETVRAAVTELIEAYLLGADPLRTEYHWRKLYQSGYFRGGPILMSALAGIDHALWDIKGKHYDAPVHQLLGGHVRDKLLVYQWLGGDDPEDVAAAAKEDRERGYKAFKFNFAREFRPIETPNAVDHAVERVAAIRDAVGDDALVGVDFHGRVSKPMAADLVERLEQFDLMFIDQPLLPEHDDSFASIAERTTVPIATGERFYSRYDFKRLLIDDAVSILQPDVTHVGGISEMRKVASMAEAFDVAVVPHCPLGPIAFAASLQVGFCAQNVVMHEQDLDLHDSTTSQRLKVLEDPKTFQFEDGYVKRPTGPGLGIDIDEGLIRELAQTQVNWYNPVWHHEDGSVAEW, encoded by the coding sequence ATGCAAATCACCGACTTCGAACTGTTCGCCGTGCCGCCGCGGTGGTTGCTCCTGAAGCTGGAAACTGACGAGGGGATCGTCGGCTGGGGCGAGCCGATCGTTCAGGGCCGATTGGAGACAGTTCGAGCCGCCGTCACCGAACTCATCGAGGCATATCTGCTTGGGGCCGACCCGCTCCGAACGGAGTACCACTGGCGGAAGCTCTACCAGAGCGGGTACTTCCGCGGCGGGCCGATACTCATGAGCGCGCTCGCGGGCATCGACCATGCACTCTGGGATATCAAAGGGAAACACTACGACGCGCCGGTGCATCAACTGCTCGGCGGTCACGTCCGCGATAAACTACTCGTGTACCAGTGGCTCGGTGGCGACGATCCCGAAGACGTGGCCGCAGCGGCAAAGGAGGACAGGGAACGCGGGTATAAGGCGTTCAAGTTTAACTTCGCCCGGGAGTTTCGGCCGATTGAGACGCCGAATGCTGTCGATCATGCAGTTGAGCGTGTAGCCGCAATCCGTGACGCCGTCGGTGACGACGCCCTCGTCGGCGTCGACTTCCACGGCCGCGTTTCGAAACCGATGGCTGCCGATCTCGTCGAGCGCCTCGAACAGTTCGATCTGATGTTCATCGACCAGCCGTTGCTCCCCGAACACGACGACTCGTTTGCCAGTATCGCCGAGCGGACGACTGTCCCGATAGCGACTGGCGAACGGTTCTACTCGCGCTATGATTTCAAGCGACTCCTCATTGATGACGCGGTGTCGATTCTCCAGCCCGACGTGACCCACGTTGGTGGCATCAGCGAGATGCGCAAGGTCGCCTCGATGGCGGAAGCGTTCGACGTAGCTGTCGTTCCACACTGCCCGCTCGGCCCCATCGCGTTCGCGGCGAGCCTCCAGGTCGGGTTCTGCGCACAGAACGTCGTGATGCACGAACAGGACCTCGACCTGCACGATTCGACGACAAGCCAGCGGCTCAAGGTTCTTGAGGACCCGAAGACGTTCCAGTTCGAGGACGGCTACGTCAAGCGACCGACCGGCCCCGGACTCGGTATCGATATCGACGAGGGCCTCATCCGGGAATTGGCACAGACACAGGTCAACTGGTACAATCCGGTCTGGCATCACGAGGACGGCAGCGTCGCGGAATGGTAA
- a CDS encoding NAD(P)-dependent alcohol dehydrogenase, whose translation MRTAVLTELTEFELEDRPRPSPGPDDVLVAVRDVGICGSDVHYYEHGRIGDYVVENPLVLGHESAGEVVEVGENVMDHEPGDRVALEPGVPCRRCAHCKRGDYHLCESVRFMATPPHDGAFTEYVSWPADFAYELPESVSTAEGALCEPLSVGIHACRRGSVGTGDTVLITGAGPIGLMILEAARATGATDVIMTDVVDEKLAFAEERGADLTVNVTETDLHGAVAEYTDGIGADVVAEASGAEPSIKSTIDVVRRGGTVVLVGLASEAEVPIDVLELIDNEVDVHGSFRYKNTYDAAIDLLANGEVDVEGIIDFQSGLEDIDDAFRRVMEPTVVKGMISLDS comes from the coding sequence ATGCGAACCGCTGTCTTGACAGAGTTGACTGAGTTCGAACTGGAAGATCGTCCCAGACCGTCGCCCGGACCGGACGACGTACTCGTTGCCGTGCGCGACGTGGGTATATGCGGATCCGACGTCCACTACTACGAACACGGTCGGATCGGCGACTACGTCGTCGAAAACCCGCTCGTTCTCGGACACGAGAGCGCCGGCGAAGTTGTCGAGGTTGGCGAGAACGTAATGGACCACGAACCGGGCGATCGCGTCGCACTCGAACCCGGTGTTCCCTGCCGGCGTTGTGCTCACTGCAAGCGCGGCGACTACCATCTCTGTGAATCGGTTCGGTTCATGGCGACGCCGCCACACGACGGCGCGTTCACGGAGTACGTCTCGTGGCCGGCCGACTTCGCCTACGAGCTACCGGAATCCGTCTCCACCGCCGAGGGTGCGCTGTGCGAACCGCTTTCGGTCGGGATTCACGCCTGTCGCCGCGGTAGCGTCGGAACCGGTGACACGGTGCTGATAACCGGAGCCGGCCCCATCGGGCTGATGATACTGGAGGCCGCGCGCGCAACGGGCGCGACGGACGTAATCATGACTGACGTGGTCGACGAAAAGCTGGCATTCGCTGAAGAGCGGGGAGCGGACCTGACTGTCAACGTTACCGAAACGGATCTCCACGGGGCGGTCGCCGAGTACACGGACGGAATTGGTGCCGATGTCGTTGCCGAAGCCTCCGGTGCGGAGCCGTCGATCAAATCGACTATTGATGTGGTCCGTCGCGGCGGCACGGTCGTGTTGGTCGGGCTCGCCAGCGAAGCGGAAGTCCCGATCGACGTGTTGGAACTCATCGACAACGAAGTCGATGTTCATGGCTCGTTCCGGTACAAGAACACATACGACGCGGCTATCGACCTGCTGGCCAACGGCGAAGTCGACGTCGAGGGGATAATCGACTTCCAATCCGGACTCGAAGACATCGACGACGCCTTCCGCCGAGTGATGGAGCCGACTGTCGTCAAGGGCATGATATCACTGGATTCGTAA
- a CDS encoding orc1/cdc6 family replication initiation protein — MDSEDGSETLHSVFDSIDKSGGRIFEQREILQIDYVPSEKRIVGRDEQIEKVAEEIGPIVVGKPPNSIIIYGKTGCGKSLVAKHVSKIAQEEAENRDVKLATGYINCQQAKGNSDALSKYGRAINPPESGVKFPARGISENEYFERVWSVLNEFYDAAIIVLDEVDKLNNDDLLMALSRAGEDGSVDVPIGVIAVSNKINYRDKMSERTKSSFGHNEFIFEPYDAEQIREILQNRTDAFVDGVLDEGVIPRAAALSAKEHGDARKAMRLLRYAGDQANKENAERVKESHLSDARATAESDRLLELISGLPPHSKHILVALANLSQNHPDREWFRTMRIREMYLNVCDQSGADPLSTERTRQLLNELCFLEIAGSRRGTGEGKGHYSQYTLLWDADIVLTLET, encoded by the coding sequence ATGGATAGCGAGGACGGATCAGAGACACTCCACAGCGTATTTGATAGTATCGATAAGAGCGGAGGAAGAATCTTTGAGCAGCGTGAGATCCTTCAGATTGATTACGTACCCAGTGAAAAACGCATCGTCGGGAGGGATGAACAGATAGAGAAAGTTGCTGAAGAGATCGGGCCAATTGTCGTCGGGAAGCCACCGAATTCGATCATCATCTACGGGAAAACCGGATGTGGGAAGTCACTCGTTGCAAAGCACGTCTCCAAGATTGCCCAGGAAGAAGCTGAAAACCGGGATGTGAAGCTTGCTACAGGATATATTAACTGTCAGCAGGCAAAGGGTAACTCTGACGCTCTGAGCAAATACGGTCGTGCAATCAACCCACCAGAAAGCGGTGTAAAGTTTCCGGCACGCGGGATTTCAGAGAACGAGTACTTTGAACGGGTGTGGTCGGTCCTGAACGAATTTTATGACGCTGCAATCATTGTCTTGGACGAAGTTGACAAACTCAACAACGACGATCTTTTGATGGCCTTGTCAAGAGCCGGGGAAGACGGAAGTGTTGACGTTCCAATTGGAGTGATAGCGGTATCAAACAAAATCAACTATCGGGACAAAATGAGCGAACGGACAAAGAGCTCATTCGGCCATAACGAATTTATTTTTGAACCCTACGACGCGGAGCAAATCCGAGAGATCCTTCAAAATCGGACCGATGCCTTCGTTGACGGCGTCCTTGATGAGGGAGTCATTCCCCGTGCTGCGGCACTGAGCGCCAAGGAACATGGAGACGCACGAAAGGCCATGCGCCTCCTCCGATATGCTGGTGACCAAGCGAACAAGGAGAACGCTGAGCGAGTAAAAGAATCACACCTCTCAGATGCACGCGCCACAGCAGAGTCTGATCGGTTGCTTGAATTGATTTCTGGGCTTCCGCCCCATAGCAAGCATATTCTAGTCGCGCTAGCGAACCTCAGTCAGAACCACCCAGACCGAGAATGGTTCCGGACGATGCGAATACGCGAGATGTATCTCAATGTTTGTGATCAGAGTGGGGCAGACCCGCTTTCAACAGAACGGACCCGACAGCTACTCAACGAACTCTGCTTTTTAGAGATTGCAGGGAGTCGACGAGGGACTGGAGAAGGGAAAGGGCACTATAGCCAGTACACGCTCCTGTGGGACGCAGATATCGTCCTCACACTTGAAACCTGA
- a CDS encoding HalOD1 output domain-containing protein, whose translation MRDSKLALTRSCTVISDREFEKDGDQTLTEAFVNAIAEAEGVAPTELPPLYESVDFDALTQLMEPPDEAIDGNVIMALRIGKWNVFVSANGRIRVCDATIETDPESIFEDEPV comes from the coding sequence ATGAGGGATTCTAAATTAGCGCTGACTCGGAGCTGTACGGTAATTAGTGATAGAGAGTTCGAGAAAGACGGGGACCAGACGCTCACGGAGGCGTTTGTCAATGCAATTGCTGAGGCTGAAGGCGTTGCCCCAACTGAACTGCCGCCATTGTACGAGTCGGTAGATTTTGACGCACTTACTCAGTTGATGGAACCACCCGATGAAGCTATTGATGGGAATGTGATCATGGCATTGCGGATCGGCAAGTGGAACGTATTCGTGAGTGCCAACGGCCGCATTCGTGTCTGTGACGCGACCATAGAGACCGACCCCGAATCGATCTTCGAGGATGAGCCGGTATAG
- a CDS encoding Cdc6/Cdc18 family protein: MDSPFDEPGKIFADKRPLDEDYTPETILCREDEVSRYSEALQDVIEGFGPNNVFIYGQTGNGKTVVTKKMMQFLRAEAAQHDVPVTILEINCNKDDSIFSVLISLVNQLRPPDDQVPEQGPTKGFLWSTLYDELDDLEGDVVVVLDEIDMLGADNDKLLYEFPRARKMGSLEDTRVGVIGISNNHMFKDSLDPRVKSTLCEYEIFFSPYDATELTDILQHYGDLVFRDGIIDEGVIQLCAARAAQEQGDAREALDLLETAGNIARKHDAGQVTKAHVEEAGSRVEEQRVLTIVREQLTSQMKLALLATAFLNIDDEASPRAKNIYQVYENICEVCGYEPRSKRRVNDFLDSIRLYGLLERDERNLGRAGGRSYIHTLEVSPELVFEGLKQDQDGSESTLERYDLVPDPDEAQQARLMSYV, translated from the coding sequence ATGGATTCCCCGTTTGACGAGCCTGGGAAAATCTTCGCCGATAAGCGGCCTCTCGATGAGGATTATACCCCCGAGACGATTCTCTGTCGCGAAGACGAAGTCAGCCGCTATTCTGAAGCCCTGCAGGATGTCATCGAAGGGTTCGGCCCGAACAACGTCTTCATCTACGGGCAAACGGGCAACGGCAAGACCGTCGTCACGAAGAAAATGATGCAGTTCCTCCGCGCCGAAGCCGCCCAGCACGATGTCCCGGTGACGATACTCGAAATCAACTGCAACAAGGACGACAGTATCTTCAGTGTCCTCATCTCGCTCGTTAACCAGCTCCGGCCCCCAGACGATCAGGTCCCCGAACAGGGACCGACAAAGGGCTTCCTCTGGTCGACACTGTACGACGAACTCGACGACCTCGAGGGCGATGTCGTCGTTGTTTTAGACGAAATCGATATGCTCGGTGCGGACAACGACAAACTCCTGTATGAGTTCCCTAGAGCTCGCAAGATGGGGTCACTGGAGGACACCCGCGTCGGTGTCATCGGCATCTCGAACAACCATATGTTCAAAGACTCGCTGGACCCGCGGGTCAAGAGCACGCTCTGTGAGTACGAAATTTTCTTTTCGCCCTACGATGCCACCGAACTCACTGATATCCTCCAGCACTACGGCGATCTCGTGTTCCGGGACGGGATTATCGACGAGGGTGTGATCCAACTGTGTGCCGCCCGGGCCGCCCAAGAACAGGGCGACGCTCGCGAGGCCCTCGATCTGCTTGAGACGGCTGGGAATATCGCACGCAAACACGATGCCGGGCAGGTCACTAAAGCCCACGTCGAAGAGGCTGGCAGCCGCGTTGAGGAACAGCGCGTCCTCACAATCGTTCGCGAACAGCTCACCTCACAGATGAAACTCGCGTTGCTCGCGACGGCCTTCCTCAATATCGACGACGAGGCCTCTCCCCGTGCGAAGAACATCTACCAGGTCTATGAGAATATTTGTGAGGTGTGTGGCTACGAACCCCGCTCGAAGCGTCGAGTCAACGACTTCCTGGACTCGATCCGCCTTTATGGCTTGCTTGAGCGTGACGAGCGCAACCTCGGCCGGGCGGGTGGCCGTTCGTACATCCACACGCTGGAAGTCTCCCCCGAACTCGTTTTCGAAGGGCTCAAACAGGATCAGGATGGCTCTGAATCGACACTGGAGCGCTACGACCTCGTCCCTGATCCCGACGAGGCCCAGCAGGCTCGGTTGATGTCCTACGTCTGA
- a CDS encoding 2'-5' RNA ligase family protein — MSNSSRSDGGDPSKGGDDREVLLSMYDQHRQEIRAHGKRKSRRYLGSLTALGVIVGYVFTTNGDARVLVLVPYVLGFLYLSHISSMHYVTQLAALLALIEAKLDHLGAEYELFHGGFSIRQNPRFQNVEAKYLKEFKHAKKDSDLQGLHRVIQLCVRYSMRGIALTAYIVPMAAGTWAVYREGAPDDWTGLLSMFPGPSWIGPDLVGPALILGTQIVLLVVIGAAWLQYRNHKDLLKSGVLESVLEDDLESRIGEIEDLDMYSVWLVPDRGSEAYQQLEETVEEYAQLDEDAPEFEPHITVVGGIQASESVLEEGVQSLAEGQGVFDVEFTRVQCSTTKHQCVFLLVEPTAEVLSLHQEAVEVFDVDGGMYVPHLSLIYSDMDVEERLDLAESIDMSAFPSTVQVGELVLVKTTGPVSEWVTVARYNL; from the coding sequence ATGTCCAATAGTTCTCGGTCTGACGGCGGGGATCCGTCCAAGGGAGGTGATGATCGGGAGGTTCTCTTGTCGATGTATGATCAGCACCGGCAGGAGATCCGGGCTCACGGGAAGCGGAAGAGCCGTCGATATCTGGGTTCGCTTACGGCGCTTGGTGTCATCGTCGGATATGTCTTCACGACCAACGGTGATGCACGGGTCTTAGTTTTAGTGCCGTATGTGCTCGGGTTTCTCTACTTGTCTCACATTTCGTCGATGCATTACGTGACTCAGTTGGCTGCGCTTCTGGCCTTGATCGAGGCGAAGCTGGATCATCTTGGTGCAGAGTATGAGCTATTCCACGGCGGGTTCAGTATCCGTCAGAATCCACGGTTCCAGAATGTTGAAGCTAAGTATCTCAAGGAGTTCAAGCACGCTAAGAAAGATTCGGATCTGCAAGGTCTGCATCGAGTTATACAGCTTTGTGTTCGTTATTCGATGAGGGGTATTGCTCTTACAGCATATATTGTCCCGATGGCGGCTGGTACGTGGGCTGTCTATCGTGAGGGGGCACCAGACGATTGGACTGGTCTCTTGTCGATGTTCCCGGGTCCCTCTTGGATAGGTCCAGATTTGGTAGGTCCAGCTTTGATACTTGGAACACAGATCGTTCTGCTCGTTGTAATTGGGGCAGCCTGGTTGCAGTATAGAAATCACAAGGACCTACTTAAGTCAGGGGTTCTGGAATCAGTACTGGAGGATGACTTGGAGTCGAGGATTGGGGAGATAGAGGATTTAGATATGTATTCGGTATGGCTTGTTCCTGACCGCGGCTCGGAGGCGTATCAGCAGTTAGAAGAGACTGTCGAGGAGTACGCTCAGCTGGACGAGGATGCACCTGAGTTTGAACCGCATATCACCGTAGTAGGCGGGATTCAAGCCAGTGAATCAGTGCTAGAGGAGGGTGTCCAGAGTCTTGCTGAGGGACAGGGCGTCTTCGATGTCGAGTTTACGCGGGTTCAGTGTTCGACGACGAAGCACCAGTGCGTGTTTTTGCTGGTTGAGCCTACAGCGGAGGTTCTCTCTTTGCACCAGGAGGCGGTAGAGGTGTTTGATGTGGATGGTGGGATGTATGTCCCGCATCTCAGTCTCATCTACAGCGATATGGATGTAGAGGAGCGGTTAGATTTGGCCGAGTCAATCGATATGTCGGCCTTTCCGAGTACCGTTCAAGTCGGCGAGCTTGTACTCGTCAAGACGACAGGGCCTGTCTCTGAGTGGGTGACTGTTGCGAGATATAATCTGTAG
- a CDS encoding PadR family transcriptional regulator: MTTHYALTGFQRDLLEAIAVVDDEPYGLALKDYLDERYADPINHSRLYQNLTQLADQNLVNRKELDGRTNEYTLTDAGTQLLQHHADTLAGLCDQPRPIVGGGRQ, translated from the coding sequence ATGACGACCCACTACGCACTGACGGGTTTCCAGCGCGACCTGCTCGAAGCCATCGCCGTCGTCGACGACGAACCCTACGGCCTCGCGCTGAAAGACTACCTCGACGAGCGCTACGCCGACCCGATCAACCACAGCCGCCTCTACCAGAATCTCACACAACTCGCCGACCAGAACCTCGTCAACCGAAAAGAACTCGACGGCCGCACCAACGAGTATACGCTGACTGATGCTGGCACACAACTCCTCCAGCATCATGCCGACACGCTCGCCGGCCTGTGTGACCAGCCCCGACCCATCGTTGGAGGTGGCCGACAGTGA
- a CDS encoding MarR family transcriptional regulator → MPDPGRKPTVSDVEILREFALCPDPFMHATELTETLDLSRQGVHNRLEKLQEKGYLDSKMTGGTRNWWLTDEGRNYLSEQS, encoded by the coding sequence ATGCCAGATCCGGGCCGTAAACCGACAGTTTCCGATGTCGAAATACTCAGAGAATTTGCCCTCTGCCCGGACCCGTTCATGCATGCGACAGAATTGACTGAAACCCTTGATTTATCCAGACAAGGCGTTCACAACCGGCTTGAGAAGCTACAAGAGAAGGGCTATTTGGATAGCAAAATGACGGGTGGAACTCGTAATTGGTGGCTCACTGATGAGGGCCGTAACTACCTTTCAGAGCAATCCTGA
- a CDS encoding winged helix-turn-helix transcriptional regulator, with translation MSTAHGNQRVTDRELLETFEKIEGPFVTAGELSEHLPISRTAINKRLNQLWNENRINRKKPTSTMVGWWLPEDQDCSER, from the coding sequence ATGAGCACGGCACACGGGAACCAGAGAGTGACCGATCGAGAGCTGCTGGAAACGTTTGAAAAAATAGAGGGGCCATTCGTGACTGCTGGTGAACTCTCGGAACACCTACCAATCAGTCGAACGGCTATAAACAAGCGCCTTAACCAGTTATGGAATGAAAATAGAATCAACCGAAAGAAGCCGACTTCAACGATGGTTGGTTGGTGGCTGCCCGAGGATCAGGATTGCTCTGAAAGGTAG
- a CDS encoding AAA family ATPase — translation MVQISKVNLQNFKTHENLIFEPNNITIVTGKNNSGKTSLLEAIELCFSPDNVRRYEGLVENLIRSGSNESTVRCEYSGATGQAKLTEFIDEGATQELILKRLSNNQKHSVARQLFLRQINSNRGVVRRLVDEEGDQNIRSELKSLLRRAVEIVFDEMRSDEEVDEYVSGGILVEQSGNQVPFLYFSDTFSDLIGDIADTFSSSISESSASITVDEHEVQWAVESLFRGLVVGRYGSGNFVGTLESNAAVKMVSELDIAEKDIEGHEESSIVLSRVEDSIRKYNLLPEIKSFNSEDVVFNQDNQRHQIPHKFMGDGFRAITGLLWELHVSEMEEYVLLLEEPENSMHPGYIKKLVHFFVSVSRDEGVQMIITTHDVDLINAFLNPTLDETESYLEENLGILKIQKYAAQHLDFAEARKHLNELHLDLRGE, via the coding sequence ATGGTACAAATCAGCAAGGTTAATCTTCAAAATTTCAAAACCCACGAGAACCTAATCTTTGAGCCAAATAATATAACAATCGTCACGGGTAAAAATAATTCAGGAAAAACTTCGCTTCTTGAAGCCATCGAATTGTGCTTTTCTCCAGACAATGTCCGGCGTTATGAGGGACTAGTTGAAAATCTAATACGGTCTGGAAGCAACGAATCAACTGTCCGCTGCGAATATTCCGGCGCAACTGGACAGGCTAAACTGACCGAATTTATCGACGAAGGAGCAACGCAGGAACTAATCCTGAAAAGACTGAGCAACAATCAAAAGCACTCAGTTGCTCGCCAACTCTTCCTCAGACAGATTAATTCGAATAGGGGAGTTGTGCGTAGATTAGTTGATGAAGAGGGGGACCAAAATATACGTTCTGAGCTAAAATCGCTGCTACGTAGGGCAGTAGAGATTGTGTTTGACGAGATGCGCTCTGATGAGGAGGTTGATGAATATGTGAGTGGCGGGATATTGGTTGAACAGTCAGGAAATCAAGTTCCATTTTTGTACTTTTCTGATACCTTCTCAGATCTTATCGGTGATATTGCAGACACGTTTTCTAGTTCAATTTCTGAATCGAGCGCTTCTATTACCGTGGATGAACACGAAGTTCAATGGGCTGTGGAAAGCCTGTTCAGAGGACTGGTCGTAGGTCGATACGGATCAGGAAACTTTGTAGGCACTTTAGAAAGCAATGCTGCCGTTAAAATGGTAAGTGAGCTCGATATTGCTGAGAAAGATATAGAGGGCCATGAGGAGAGTTCCATAGTCCTCTCAAGAGTCGAAGACTCTATTCGGAAATATAACCTTCTACCGGAAATAAAGTCGTTCAATAGCGAAGATGTAGTATTTAATCAGGACAACCAACGTCATCAGATTCCGCACAAATTTATGGGAGATGGGTTCCGTGCGATTACTGGGCTTCTGTGGGAACTTCACGTATCAGAAATGGAAGAGTATGTTTTGCTTCTTGAAGAACCGGAAAACAGTATGCATCCTGGGTATATAAAGAAACTAGTCCATTTCTTTGTATCTGTAAGTCGAGACGAAGGTGTCCAAATGATAATAACTACACATGATGTAGATTTGATTAACGCATTTTTGAATCCAACCTTAGATGAAACCGAATCATATCTAGAAGAGAATCTCGGCATATTGAAAATTCAAAAGTATGCTGCGCAGCATCTAGATTTTGCAGAGGCGAGGAAACATCTTAATGAACTGCATCTTGACTTAAGAGGAGAATGA